From a single Nicotiana tabacum cultivar K326 chromosome 8, ASM71507v2, whole genome shotgun sequence genomic region:
- the LOC107818453 gene encoding PHD finger protein ALFIN-LIKE 3 isoform X2, whose product MEGGGVGVGGEEYNPRSVDDVFRDFKARRAALIKALTTDVEEFYQQCDPEKENLCLYGLPNEEWEVNLPAEEVPPELPEPALGINFARDGMQEKDWLSLVAVHSDSWLLSVAFYFGARFGFDKSHRKRLFNMINDLPTIYEVVTGAAKKQQREKSSISSHSGKKSKSNSKVRAPDYQEKLTKLQPKDEEEGLDEQDEEEHGETLCGACGENYASDEFWICCDLCEKWFHGKCVKITPARAEHIKQYKCPACSNKRARVDI is encoded by the exons ATGGAGGGTGGAGGAGTAGGAGTAGGAGGAGAAGAGTATAATCCCCGGAGTGTGGACGATGTATTTAGGGATTTCAAGGCTCGTCGTGCTGCCTTGATTAAGGCCCTTACCACAG ATGTGGAAGAATTTTATCAGCAATGCGATCCTG AGAAGGAAAACTTGTGCTTATACGGACTTCCGAATGAAGAATGGGAGGTCAATCTGCCTGCTGAAGAGGTACCACCAGAGCTTCCCGAGCCTGCTCTTGGTATTAACTTTGCTAGGGATGGGATGCAAGAAAAGGACTGGCTATCCTTAGTCGCAGTCCACAGTGATTCTTGGTTGCTTTCTGTTGCCTTCTATTTCGGTGCTAGATTTGGGTTTGATAAATCCCACAG GAAGAGGCTTTTCAACATGATAAATGATCTGCCTACAATATATGAAGTAGTGACTGGTGCTGCCAAGAAACAACAGAGAGAAAAATCTTCCATCTCCAGCCACAGTGGCAAAAAATCCAAGTCAAATTCCAAAGTG AGGGCACCAGATTATCAGGAGAAGCTTACAAAGTTGCAGCCTAAAGATGAAGAGGAGGGCTTGGATGAGCAGGATGAGGAGGAGCATGGCGAGACACTGTGTGGTGCCTGTGGAGAAAATTATGCGTCGGACGAATTCTGGATATGCTGTGACTTATGTGAAAAGTGGTTCCACGGCAAGTGTGTGAAGATTACCCCTGCCAGAGCTGAGCATATTAAGCAATACAAGTGTCCAGCTTGTAGCAACAAGAGGGCTCGAGTTGACATATAA
- the LOC107818452 gene encoding threonine synthase, chloroplastic-like gives MAASSTCMFRSSFFSPNPYSKQQSPAKSNGIHFFTPIKATASSTDDAISASTQPQKHRRPADENIREEARRHISSHNFSARYVPFNADPNSSEWYSLDEIIYRSRSGGLLDVQHDMDALKKFDGQYWRSLFDSRVGKTTWPYGSGVWSKKEWVLPEIDSDDIVSAFEGNSNLFWAERFGKQFLGMSDLWVKHCGISHTGSFKDLGMTVLVSQVNRLRKMHKPVVGVGCASTGDTSAALSAYCASAGIPSIVFLPANKISMAQLVQPIANGAFVLSLDTDFDGCMQLIREVTAELPIYLANSLNSLRLEGQKTAAIEILQQFDWEVPDWVIIPGGNLGNIYAFYKGFQMCKELGLVDRIPRLVCAQAANANPLYLHYKSGWKEFKSVKANTTFASAIQIGDPVSIDRAVYALKNSNGIVEEATEEELMDAMAQADSTGMFICPHTGVALTALSKLRKTGVIRPTDRTVVVSTAHGLKFTQSKVDYHSKEIKNMECRFANPPVQVKADFGSVMDVLKKYLLSKNSKF, from the exons ATGGCGGCTTCTTCAACTTGCATGTTCAGATCCTCTTTCTTCTCTCCCAATCCCTATTCAAAGCAACAATCTCCTGCTAAATCTAACGGCATTCACTTCTTCACTCCTATTAAAGCCACAGCTTCTTCTACGGATGATGCAATCTCCGCATctacacaacctcaaaaacaccGACGCCCTGCTGACGAGAACATCCGTGAGGAAGCCCGCCGCCACATCTCTTCCCACAATTTCTCTGCCAG GTATGTGCCTTTTAATGCTGATCCTAACTCCAGTGAGTGGTATTCTCTCGACGAGATCATTTACCGCAGCCGCTCCGGTGGCCTACTTGATGTCCAACATGATATGGATGCTCTCAAGAAGTTTGATGGCCAGTACTGGCGCTCCCTGTTTGATTCCCGGGTGGGCAAGACCACTTGGCCTTATGGTTCTGGTGTTTGGTCCAAGAAGGAATGGGTCCTACCTGAAATTGACAGTGATGATATTGTCAGTGCTTTTGAAGGAAATTCCAATCTTTTTTGGGCTGAACGTTTCGGCAAACAGTTCCTGGGCATGAGTGATTTGTGGGTCAAACATTGTGGAATCAGCCACACTGGTAGCTTTAAGGATCTTGGCATGACTGTACTGGTGAGTCAAGTAAATCGGTTGCGGAAAATGCATAAACCAGTCGTGGGTGTCGGCTGTGCTTCCACTGGAGACACGTCAGCTGCACTGTCGGCTTACTGCGCATCTGCAGGCATCCCATCAATTGTATTCTTACCAGCAAATAAGATTTCTATGGCGCAACTTGTTCAACCAATAGCCAATGGGGCTTTTGTGTTGAGTCTTGACACTGATTTTGATGGATGCATGCAGTTGATTCGCGAAGTCACAGCTGAGTTGCCCATTTACTTGGCAAATTCCTTGAATAGTTTGAGGCTAGAAGGGCAAAAGACGGCAGCTATAGAGATTCTGCAGCAGTTTGACTGGGAAGTTCCTGATTGGGTGATAATTCCTGGTGGAAACCTGGGCAATATATATGCATTTTATAAAGGTTTTCAAATGTGCAAGGAGTTGGGACTTGTTGATCGTATCCCGAGACTTGTTTGTGCTCAAGCAGCCAATGCAAATCCACTTTACTTGCATTATAAATCTGGCTGGAAAGAATTCAAATCTGTCAAGGCAAATACAACATTTGCATCTGCTATACAGATTGGTGACCCTGTATCTATCGATAGGGCTGTTTATGCTCTGAAGAACTCCAATGGGATAGTGGAGGAGGCAACTGAGGAAGAGTTGATGGATGCAATGGCTCAGGCGGATTCAACTGGGATGTTCATATGCCCCCACACTGGTGTGGCATTGACAGCTCTATCCAAGCTGAGAAAGACGGGGGTTATTAGGCCAACTGATAGGACCGTGGTTGTGAGTACAGCTCATGGGTTGAAGTTTACTCAATCCAAGGTTGATTATCATTCAAAAGAAATAAAGAACATGGAGTGCCGGTTTGCTAATCCACCAGTGCAGGTGAAAGCAGACTTCGGATCAGTCATGGATGTTCTCAAGAAATATCTATTGAGCAAAAATTCCAAGTTCTAA
- the LOC107818451 gene encoding large ribosomal subunit protein eL20z-like has translation MDQNLLQDAKEHPRDNYMLLKDVEDNRLGIFDRPLPCFGCGIGWFSLLLGFVFPFMWYYATILYFGNYYHKDPRERAGLAANAIAALIFTVAVLVAVAVVLL, from the exons ATGGATCAGA ATCTTCTGCAAGATGCCAAAGAGCATCCCAGAGACAACTATATGCTCCTCAAAGATGTGGAAGACAATCGGTTGGGAATCTTTGACAGACCTCTTCCTTGCTTTGGTTGTGGAATAGGATGGTTTTC TCTGCTGCTTGGTTTTGTATTCCCATTCATGTGGTATTATGCAACAATTCTTTACTTTGGGAATTACTACCACAAAGATCCAAGGGAGCGAGCAGGGCTTGCTGCCAATGCGATAGCT GCTCTGATATTTACTGTAGCAGTGCTAGTTGCAGTTGCCGTTGTTCTACTTTAG
- the LOC107818453 gene encoding PHD finger protein ALFIN-LIKE 3 isoform X1 encodes MEGGGVGVGGEEYNPRSVDDVFRDFKARRAALIKALTTDVEEFYQQCDPEKENLCLYGLPNEEWEVNLPAEEVPPELPEPALGINFARDGMQEKDWLSLVAVHSDSWLLSVAFYFGARFGFDKSHRKRLFNMINDLPTIYEVVTGAAKKQQREKSSISSHSGKKSKSNSKVQRAPDYQEKLTKLQPKDEEEGLDEQDEEEHGETLCGACGENYASDEFWICCDLCEKWFHGKCVKITPARAEHIKQYKCPACSNKRARVDI; translated from the exons ATGGAGGGTGGAGGAGTAGGAGTAGGAGGAGAAGAGTATAATCCCCGGAGTGTGGACGATGTATTTAGGGATTTCAAGGCTCGTCGTGCTGCCTTGATTAAGGCCCTTACCACAG ATGTGGAAGAATTTTATCAGCAATGCGATCCTG AGAAGGAAAACTTGTGCTTATACGGACTTCCGAATGAAGAATGGGAGGTCAATCTGCCTGCTGAAGAGGTACCACCAGAGCTTCCCGAGCCTGCTCTTGGTATTAACTTTGCTAGGGATGGGATGCAAGAAAAGGACTGGCTATCCTTAGTCGCAGTCCACAGTGATTCTTGGTTGCTTTCTGTTGCCTTCTATTTCGGTGCTAGATTTGGGTTTGATAAATCCCACAG GAAGAGGCTTTTCAACATGATAAATGATCTGCCTACAATATATGAAGTAGTGACTGGTGCTGCCAAGAAACAACAGAGAGAAAAATCTTCCATCTCCAGCCACAGTGGCAAAAAATCCAAGTCAAATTCCAAAGTG CAGAGGGCACCAGATTATCAGGAGAAGCTTACAAAGTTGCAGCCTAAAGATGAAGAGGAGGGCTTGGATGAGCAGGATGAGGAGGAGCATGGCGAGACACTGTGTGGTGCCTGTGGAGAAAATTATGCGTCGGACGAATTCTGGATATGCTGTGACTTATGTGAAAAGTGGTTCCACGGCAAGTGTGTGAAGATTACCCCTGCCAGAGCTGAGCATATTAAGCAATACAAGTGTCCAGCTTGTAGCAACAAGAGGGCTCGAGTTGACATATAA